The following coding sequences are from one Chaetodon trifascialis isolate fChaTrf1 chromosome 24, fChaTrf1.hap1, whole genome shotgun sequence window:
- the LOC139327910 gene encoding probable ribonuclease ZC3H12C → MGQKDHVEAGAGHILDLGLDLEYLHVAGADRQAGGTDGPPAMEEQGESSSNSSTAISPPPAENAGWDAECEPAQASSTALAASPDPDGGLTHSKNAHQPLCRTQCVDLGTEGPPEPPSELSSEHEHDPPAQPSPSSPSKHPPEPPSTSEPAIEAGGREYQAKLEFALKLGYSEETVRLVLSKLGPDTLINDILGELVKLGTKSDSEQPAGSLASSSSSSSSSSSCGCSDLLDGQRSDSPCPSDSLCDQDNLRPVVVDGSNVAMSHGNKEVFSCQGIQLAVDWFLERGHHDITVFVPAWRKEQSRPDAPITDQEILRRLEKEKILVFTPSRRVQGRRVVCYDDRFIVKLAYESDGIIVSNDNYRDLANEKPEWKKFIDERLLMYSFVNDKFMPPDDPLGRHGPSLDNFLRKRPVMPEQKKQPCPYGKKCTYGHKCKYYHPERGAQPQRAVADELRASAKTCVTTKNQGDTGLVKSHSVPAGSIEAKKGAPKRQSDPSIRALSYSDAEEKLLAKGRVESQKSSMCGSSSSSSCSGSMTMSPAPGGGPLSGLSLPQDQQSRAGTPHGLPAPSHDLYPHCESPDLSYYSVTRAYSGLSLSSRRSPDCRFPSPDCRFPNDTDLRLGSMGSAGSECGSESSVSCGSSCDSYSERPCPGCPPDTLLEDSVHFANPHSRLYPHHAASNHELCGLHPTDYTNIQHSHTSNTGVHSYHLSVARGQSCAHDPPPPEAPPKRPLYPLPPHLQHQPLAARSSCPGDYHSLPQANPHPPGSPLGRCLAPTRAESVSDSHLYEHLSTSHHHHRTKALPSWDTYYRQSALPPARYEPSAYQSLPDTRQSSWHAPPWAQDGYAQHHSSHPALHPSPTHYLNHPPPPAHSPHPPHPSGTPLPPYPPHSAHLSVPSHAPPPPPSYMSQHQESPAHGCYGDVREKVYINLCNIFPSELVSRVMSRSPHVTDPQQLAAAILAEKAQTGY, encoded by the exons ATGGGCCAGAAGGACCATGTGGAGGCAGGAGCAGGCCACATCCTCGACCTGGGGCTGGACTTGGAGTATCTCCACGTAGCGGGGGCTGACCGGCAGGCTGGCGGCACCGACGGGCCCCCTGCTatggaggagcagggggagagctccagcaacagcagcaccgCCATTTCCCCTCCGCCAGCGGAAAATGCTGGGTGGGATGCGGAGTGCGAGCCGGCGCAGGCTTCCAGCACCGCCCTCGCCGCCAGCCCCGACCCGGATGGAGGGTTAACTCACAGTAAGAACGCCCACCAGCCGCTTTGTCGGACCCAGTGTGTGGACTTGGGGACTGAGGGTCCTCCTGAGCCCCCGTCTGAACTCTCATCAGAGCATGAACACGACCCCCCCGCCCAGCCTTCACCCAGCTCCCCATCTAAGCACCCACCCGAGCCTCCATCCACATCAGAGCCAGCGATCGAAGCTGGCGGGAGGGAGTACCAGGCCAAGCTGGAGTTCGCCCTGAAACTGGGCTACTCTGAGGAGACCGTGCGACTGGTGCTGTCCAAGCTCGGCCCCGACACCCTCATCAACGACATACTGGGAGAGCTGGTCAAACTGGGCACCAAGTCAGACAGCGAGCAGCCGGCCGGGTCGTtagcctcctcctcatcgtcttcatcctcctcttcctcctgcggCTGTTCTGATTTGCTGGATGGCCAGAGGTCGGACTCGCCCTGTCCTTCAGACTCTCTGTGTGACCAGGACAACCTGCGGCCCGTTGTGGTGGATGGCAGTAACGTAGCCATGAG CCATGGCAACAAGGAAGTGTTTTCCTGCCAGGGCATCCAGCTGGCTGTGGATTGGTTCCTCGAGCGTGGCCATCATGACATCACAGTATTTGTGCCTGCATGGAGGAAAGAGCAGTCCCGCCCTGATGCCCCTATAACAG ATCAGGAGATTTTGCGTCGACTGGAGAAGGAAAAGATCCTAGTCTTCACTCCTTCGCGGCGTGTCCAAGGCCGACGCGTGGTTTGCTATGACGACCGCTTCATTGTCAAGCTGGCCTATGAGTCAGACGGCATCATTGTCTCCAACGATAACTACCGAGACCTGGCTAATGAGAAGCCCGAGTGGAAGAAGTTCATCGACGAGCGGCTGCTCATGTATTCCTTTGTAAATGACAA ATTCATGCCCCCAGATGACCCTCTTGGCCGCCACGGCCCCAGTTTAGACAACTTCCTGAGGAAAAGACCTGTCATGCCTGAGCAGAAGAAACAACCTTGCCCATACG GAAAGAAGTGCACTTATGGCCACAAGTGTAAGTACTACCACCCAGAAAGAGGCGCTCAGCCTCAGCGTGCTGTGGCTGATGAGCTGCGTGCCAGTGCCAAGACCTGCGTCACCACGAAAAACCAAGGGGACACTGGGCTGGTGAAGAGCCACAGTGTGCCAGCTGGCAGCATTGAGGCAAAAAAAGGCGCTCCAAAAAGGCAGTCAGACCCCAGCATCCGAGCTCTGTCGTACAGCGACgcagaggagaagctgctggCAAAAGGGAGGGTGGAAAGCCAGAAGAGCAGTatgtgtggcagcagcagtagcagtagttgCAGCGGGAGTATGACCATGTCCCCCGCCCCAGGAGGCGGCCCTCTATCCGGACTTAGCCTACCCCAGGACCAACAGTCCAGAGCAGGGACTCCACATGGTCTGCCAGCCCCCAGCCATGACCTTTACCCTCACTGTGAGTCTCCAGATTTGAGCTACTACTCAGTAACGCGTGCCTACTCCGGCCTGAGCCTCTCCTCCAGACGCAGCCCAGACTGTCGCTTCCCCAGCCCAGACTGTCGCTTCCCCAATGACACAGACCTGCGCCTGGGCTCCATGGGCTCAGCAGGCTCCGAATGCGGCAGCGAAAGCAGCGTGAGTTGTGGTAGCAGCTGCGACTCGTACAGCGAGAGGCCGTGTCCTGGATGCCCCCCAGACACCTTACTGGAAGACAGTGTCCATTTTGCAAATCCCCACAGCCGGCTGTATCCACATCATGCCGCATCAAACCATGAGCTTTGTGGCCTTCATCCCACTGATTACACAAATATCCAACACAGCCACACATCCAATACAGGAGTACACAGCTACCACCTGAGTGTGGCACGTGGGCAGAGCTGTGCCCACGATCCACCTCCACCAGAGGCTCCCCCGAAGCGCCCTCTCTACCCCTTGCCCCCTCACCTCCAGCATCAGCCACTGGCTGCACGCTCCAGCTGCCCAGGTGACTACCACTCTCTGCCCCAGGCCAACCCTCACCCCCCCGGCTCTCCTCTAGGCCGCTGCCTGGCCCCCACCCGAGCAGAGAGCGTGTCAGACTCACATCTGTATGAACACCTCTCCACATCGCACCATCACCACAGGACGAAAGCTCTGCCCAGCTGGGACACATACTACAGGCAGTCTGCACTGCCGCCGGCCAGGTACGAGCCGTCTGCCTATCAGAGCCTGCCAGACACACGCCAGTCATCCTGGCACGCCCCTCCCTGGGCACAGGATGGCTATGCTCAGCACCACTCCTCTCACCCGGCTCTCCACCCATCCCCAACACATTACTTAAACCATCCGCCGCCTCCGGCCCACTCTCCTCACCCACCTCACCCATCGGGCACTCCTCTCCCGCCTTACCCTCCTCACAGCGCTCACCTTTCAGTGCCCTCCCacgcccctccccctcccccgtCTTACATGTCGCAGCACCAAGAATCCCCTGCACACGGCTGCTATGGGGACGTGAGGGAGAAAGTGTACATCAACCTGTGCAACATCTTCCCCTCAGAGCTGGTGAGCCGGGTGATGTCCAGGAGCCCTCACGTCACAGACCCCCAGCAGCTGGCCGCCGCCATCCTCGCAGAGAAAGCCCAAACAGGCTACTGA